A window of the Egibacter rhizosphaerae genome harbors these coding sequences:
- a CDS encoding phosphatidylinositol mannoside acyltransferase, with amino-acid sequence MTDVARGHGPRRHDRERYRGSGWRYTPVDRRPGAIDRVPAGGGRRDRVGERLMGRLWLAAWTMLRVMPESIAFGLAEGAGALLRHLSPPLRRRVTANLGRVVAPEQREEVVARAFRSYGRYWAESFRAADLDPGELDRRTTTAGFEHLDAALDRGRGVIVLLAHHGSWDIAARWAESHRYHLAVVAEVVRPRALFARFVALREAMGLEVVPLRPRAPGGRAGVTERLLEALEANHLVGLLADRDLSGRAPRVRLFGEPAPLPPGPAALARQSGAPIVPITMLQRPGRSWHLQVLPAIDVAHLGVTEGQRAVAVGLEALVGLDPDQWHAFQPIWDQPDHRDGGRARAGGSGARTSAVRADRSARP; translated from the coding sequence ATGACCGATGTCGCGCGCGGCCACGGGCCGCGGCGGCACGATCGCGAGCGGTACCGCGGGTCGGGATGGCGGTACACGCCGGTCGACCGCCGCCCGGGGGCGATCGATCGGGTGCCTGCCGGGGGCGGCCGCCGGGACCGAGTCGGCGAGCGGCTCATGGGACGTTTGTGGCTGGCCGCGTGGACGATGTTGCGGGTGATGCCGGAGTCCATCGCGTTCGGACTGGCCGAGGGGGCGGGCGCGCTCCTGCGACACCTGTCGCCGCCGTTGCGCCGGCGCGTCACGGCGAATCTCGGCCGCGTCGTCGCACCCGAGCAGCGCGAGGAGGTCGTCGCGCGCGCCTTCCGGTCCTACGGGCGGTACTGGGCGGAGTCGTTCCGCGCTGCGGACCTCGACCCCGGCGAGCTGGATCGGCGGACCACGACCGCGGGCTTCGAACACCTCGATGCCGCACTCGACCGTGGCCGGGGCGTGATCGTGCTGCTCGCCCACCACGGCTCCTGGGACATCGCGGCGCGATGGGCCGAGAGCCATCGCTACCACCTCGCGGTGGTGGCCGAGGTGGTCCGCCCCCGTGCGCTCTTCGCGCGCTTCGTGGCGTTGCGGGAGGCCATGGGGCTCGAGGTTGTGCCCCTGCGTCCCCGGGCACCGGGTGGCCGGGCGGGGGTCACGGAGCGGCTGCTCGAGGCGCTCGAGGCGAACCATCTGGTGGGGCTGCTCGCCGACCGCGACCTGTCGGGGCGGGCCCCACGGGTCCGGCTGTTCGGGGAACCGGCGCCCCTGCCCCCGGGCCCCGCGGCCCTCGCCCGCCAATCCGGCGCACCGATCGTGCCGATCACGATGCTGCAGCGCCCGGGGCGCTCTTGGCACCTGCAGGTCTTGCCCGCCATCGACGTCGCCCACCTTGGGGTCACGGAAGGCCAGCGGGCGGTGGCTGTCGGACTCGAGGCGCTCGTCGGCCTCGATCCCGACCAGTGGCACGCGTTCCAGCCGATCTGGGACCAGCCGGACCACCGGGACGGTGGGCGCGCTCGAGCGGGCGGCAGCGGCGCGCGGACGTCAGCGGTTCGGGCCGACAGGTCGGCGCGCCCATGA
- a CDS encoding CDP-alcohol phosphatidyltransferase family protein, with the protein MTERLTVPVARACVRVGVTANALTALGLVVTLIGVGVVVAGAPVIGGLVMATGLLTDAVDGAVAREQGRPTRFGSFFDSVADRVGDAAVFGLLVWLVADRPVLLAIALVAFAAALITSYVRAKAESLGWRASVGLLERPERMVILVVGVVFDLVPVAVVVLAVGGVATVLQRVIAVREQAQRPAAAVHGPPTPVAARRSARRRARRAARHAADDARASRRDGARARRARRSAR; encoded by the coding sequence GTGACCGAGCGGTTGACCGTTCCGGTCGCCCGGGCCTGCGTGCGTGTGGGCGTGACCGCGAACGCGCTCACGGCCCTCGGTCTCGTCGTGACGCTCATCGGAGTCGGGGTGGTGGTTGCCGGAGCCCCCGTCATTGGCGGCCTCGTCATGGCCACCGGGCTCCTGACCGACGCGGTCGACGGTGCGGTGGCCCGGGAGCAGGGGCGACCCACACGCTTCGGCTCGTTCTTCGACAGTGTCGCCGACCGGGTGGGGGACGCGGCGGTGTTCGGGCTGCTCGTCTGGCTCGTGGCCGATCGCCCCGTGCTGCTCGCGATCGCGTTGGTGGCGTTCGCCGCTGCGCTCATCACCTCGTACGTCAGGGCCAAGGCCGAGTCGCTCGGTTGGCGGGCGAGCGTCGGACTGCTGGAGCGGCCCGAGCGCATGGTCATCCTCGTCGTGGGTGTCGTCTTCGACCTCGTCCCCGTCGCCGTCGTGGTGTTGGCGGTCGGTGGCGTCGCCACGGTGCTGCAGCGCGTGATCGCGGTGCGCGAGCAGGCGCAGCGACCCGCGGCCGCCGTCCACGGCCCGCCCACTCCCGTCGCGGCCCGCCGAAGCGCGCGCCGGCGGGCACGCCGGGCTGCTCGTCACGCGGCGGACGATGCGCGGGCGTCCCGTCGCGACGGCGCGCGTGCGCGCCGCGCGCGCAGGAGCGCCCGATGA
- a CDS encoding glycosyltransferase family 4 protein, producing MRVALVCPYDWSSHGGVRAHVAALGAALQEDHDVRIIAPASRPLGASGVDALVRPVGRAVGIPFNDSVARVALSPAAARRTVRALRAWRPDVVHVHEPLVPSVALAAAARSPSPVVGTFHAWSDREAAYRAIAPLGRRVVRGLDARLAVSPVAERYAARTLGLDADELTVIPNGVSADRLGRALPRPELLDPSEPLIVFVGRLEARKGAEVLLRAFRLLHRTHPHARLLVVGDGPERRRAERLVGDLPGGRARFAGAVDDEEKARLLASADLFAAPNLGGESFGIVLLEAMAAGLPVVASDIPGFRAVCRHQHEGVLVPAGHAAALAEAMGALLDDPAARKRLGTAGRERAAEYSWPRIAERVVAVYREAGAG from the coding sequence ATGAGGGTCGCGCTGGTGTGCCCCTACGACTGGTCCTCGCACGGCGGGGTGCGTGCGCACGTCGCCGCGCTGGGCGCTGCCCTGCAGGAGGACCACGATGTTCGCATCATCGCGCCCGCCTCCCGACCGCTCGGGGCGAGCGGCGTCGATGCGCTGGTGCGGCCGGTGGGTCGGGCGGTGGGCATCCCGTTCAACGACTCGGTCGCCCGGGTCGCGCTCAGCCCCGCGGCCGCGCGGCGGACCGTCCGTGCCCTCAGGGCGTGGCGTCCGGACGTCGTGCACGTCCACGAGCCGCTCGTGCCCTCGGTCGCGCTCGCGGCGGCCGCACGCAGCCCCAGCCCGGTCGTGGGCACGTTTCACGCCTGGTCAGACCGGGAGGCGGCCTACCGGGCGATCGCGCCGCTCGGCCGCCGAGTGGTGCGCGGGCTCGACGCTCGCCTCGCCGTGTCCCCGGTCGCCGAGAGGTACGCGGCGCGGACGCTCGGGCTCGACGCGGACGAGCTCACCGTGATCCCGAACGGGGTGTCGGCCGATCGGCTGGGACGCGCACTGCCGCGCCCCGAGCTGTTGGACCCGAGCGAACCGTTGATCGTGTTCGTCGGCCGCCTGGAGGCGCGCAAAGGCGCCGAGGTGCTCCTGCGGGCGTTCCGGTTGCTGCATCGCACCCATCCCCACGCGCGCCTGCTGGTCGTCGGCGACGGTCCGGAGCGTCGGCGCGCCGAACGCCTCGTCGGGGATCTCCCGGGGGGCCGGGCGCGGTTCGCGGGCGCCGTGGACGACGAGGAGAAGGCCCGGCTGCTGGCGAGCGCGGACCTCTTCGCGGCGCCGAACCTTGGTGGCGAGTCGTTCGGGATCGTGTTGTTGGAGGCCATGGCGGCCGGGCTGCCGGTCGTGGCGAGCGACATCCCCGGATTCCGGGCGGTCTGCCGGCACCAGCATGAAGGCGTGCTCGTCCCGGCCGGCCATGCCGCGGCGCTCGCCGAGGCGATGGGCGCGCTGCTCGACGACCCCGCGGCACGGAAGCGCCTCGGGACCGCCGGCCGGGAGCGCGCCGCCGAGTACAGCTGGCCGCGCATCGCCGAGCGGGTCGTGGCGGTCTACCGCGAGGCCGGTGCCGGCTGA
- a CDS encoding DUF3048 domain-containing protein yields the protein MRTLPLLLALAVLAASCSVLGGDAEADDVDADAAEVDEADGSQDQDEPEDDGEVEQGDEDEEEEEEAGADEPPPEPVDVAPLTGEPVADDVDLDRPVAAVKLDNHPNAQPPVGLDDADIVLTAVIEGGQTRLVAFYHGAAPERVGPVRSAREADADLLPAFDPVVGISGGERSVLNALHQAGITAYAEGTVEGFERDPNRPAPHDLFVSVPALWAAAEELPSAERPWEIDDRDIPDADPADPPEGGDEIDGVEIAFSDSMRAVWDWVDDRDGGHWERTQEWVEWERRDEEPADARNVVIARVPVTPGTRTDASGAQTQELGVLGEGEALVLRDGRAYEARWQKPGPGDHFSFTTPDGDPLPLAAGRTWVELVPLGGIAELQGGDAVEDDEDDLGT from the coding sequence GTGCGGACGTTGCCCCTCCTTCTTGCCCTGGCCGTCCTCGCCGCCTCCTGCAGCGTCCTTGGCGGCGATGCCGAAGCCGACGACGTCGACGCCGATGCGGCGGAAGTCGACGAGGCCGACGGATCGCAGGACCAGGACGAACCCGAGGACGACGGTGAGGTCGAACAGGGCGACGAGGACGAGGAGGAGGAAGAAGAGGCCGGGGCGGACGAGCCACCGCCCGAGCCCGTGGACGTGGCGCCGCTGACCGGCGAGCCGGTCGCCGACGACGTGGATCTCGACCGGCCGGTGGCCGCGGTGAAGCTGGACAACCATCCCAACGCCCAGCCACCGGTGGGGCTCGATGACGCGGACATCGTGCTCACCGCGGTGATCGAGGGGGGACAGACGCGCCTGGTCGCGTTCTACCACGGCGCGGCCCCCGAGCGGGTGGGCCCGGTGCGTTCCGCTCGCGAGGCGGATGCGGACCTGCTGCCCGCCTTCGACCCGGTCGTGGGGATCTCCGGCGGCGAGCGGTCGGTCCTGAACGCGCTGCATCAGGCGGGGATCACCGCGTACGCCGAGGGCACGGTCGAGGGCTTCGAGCGCGACCCGAACCGTCCGGCCCCGCACGACCTGTTCGTGTCGGTCCCCGCCCTCTGGGCGGCGGCGGAGGAGTTGCCGAGTGCCGAGCGCCCCTGGGAGATCGACGACCGCGACATCCCCGACGCCGATCCCGCCGATCCGCCGGAGGGCGGTGACGAGATCGACGGGGTCGAGATCGCCTTCTCGGACAGCATGCGCGCGGTCTGGGACTGGGTGGACGACCGCGACGGCGGGCATTGGGAGCGCACCCAGGAATGGGTCGAGTGGGAGCGTCGTGACGAGGAGCCCGCGGACGCGCGGAACGTCGTGATCGCGCGCGTGCCGGTGACCCCGGGCACGCGGACCGACGCCTCCGGGGCGCAGACCCAGGAGCTCGGTGTGCTGGGCGAGGGCGAGGCGCTGGTACTCCGCGACGGCCGGGCCTACGAGGCCCGCTGGCAGAAGCCCGGTCCCGGCGACCACTTCTCCTTCACCACCCCCGACGGTGACCCGCTGCCCCTCGCGGCAGGGCGCACCTGGGTGGAGCTCGTCCCCCTCGGGGGTATCGCCGAGCTGCAGGGTGGTGACGCGGTCGAGGACGACGAGGACGACCTGGGGACCTGA
- a CDS encoding LemA family protein, with translation MELVIVAVIAVVVIGVFVLGYNGLVKLRNRVENAWAGIDVQLKRRYDLIPNLVETVKGYASHESETLEAVTQARSQAMAAEGAADKAQAESDLSQALFNLRAVAEQYPDLKASQNFSQLQEELSNTEDRIANARQAYNQAVRKYDTRRQSIPTNIIAGMGNFPSFDYFEADPDSRSPVEVEF, from the coding sequence GTGGAGCTCGTGATCGTTGCCGTCATCGCCGTTGTCGTCATCGGCGTCTTCGTGCTCGGCTACAACGGCCTCGTGAAGCTCCGCAACCGGGTCGAGAACGCCTGGGCGGGGATCGACGTGCAGCTGAAGCGCCGCTACGACCTGATCCCGAACCTGGTCGAGACGGTGAAGGGCTACGCGTCCCACGAGAGCGAGACGCTCGAGGCGGTCACGCAGGCCCGTTCACAGGCCATGGCGGCCGAGGGGGCCGCGGACAAGGCGCAGGCGGAGTCCGACCTCTCGCAGGCGCTCTTCAATCTGCGCGCGGTCGCCGAGCAGTATCCGGACCTCAAGGCGAGCCAGAACTTCTCACAGCTCCAGGAGGAGCTCAGCAACACCGAGGACCGGATCGCGAACGCGCGCCAGGCCTACAACCAGGCGGTCCGCAAGTACGACACCCGGCGGCAGTCCATCCCCACCAACATCATCGCGGGAATGGGCAACTTCCCGTCGTTCGACTACTTCGAGGCCGACCCCGACAGCCGCTCGCCGGTCGAGGTCGAGTTCTAG
- a CDS encoding isochorismatase family protein, whose protein sequence is MSRYDETTALLVVDVQNDFAHPEGNLYVPGGDAIIERINEEIEAARRAGSTVVYTQDAHPEATPHFAKDGGSWPVHCVDGTWGAELHPDLTSPREDDPVIRKGTGGEDGYSAFSVRDPESGDSDATELDRILRDRGVRRTVVLGLAQDVCVKDTTLDARRLGYETELVADATRPVDLQPGDGDRALEAAREAGAVVR, encoded by the coding sequence ATGAGTCGATACGACGAGACCACCGCACTGCTCGTGGTCGATGTCCAGAACGACTTCGCGCACCCCGAGGGCAACCTGTACGTCCCGGGCGGCGACGCGATCATCGAGCGGATCAACGAGGAGATCGAGGCCGCGCGCCGGGCCGGTTCGACGGTCGTCTACACCCAGGACGCCCACCCGGAAGCGACACCGCACTTCGCGAAGGACGGCGGCAGCTGGCCGGTGCACTGCGTGGACGGCACCTGGGGCGCCGAGTTGCACCCGGACCTGACGTCGCCGCGCGAGGACGACCCAGTGATCCGCAAGGGCACGGGCGGCGAGGACGGCTACAGCGCGTTCAGCGTGCGGGACCCCGAGAGCGGGGACAGCGACGCGACCGAACTGGACCGGATCCTGCGGGATCGCGGGGTGCGGCGCACGGTCGTCCTCGGTCTCGCCCAGGACGTCTGCGTGAAGGACACGACGCTCGACGCGCGACGCCTCGGCTACGAGACCGAGCTGGTGGCCGACGCGACGCGGCCGGTGGACCTGCAGCCCGGTGACGGCGATCGCGCGCTCGAGGCCGCTCGCGAGGCGGGCGCCGTCGTCCGGTGA